Proteins from a genomic interval of Acanthopagrus latus isolate v.2019 chromosome 7, fAcaLat1.1, whole genome shotgun sequence:
- the si:dkey-32e6.6 gene encoding extracellular matrix protein 2 isoform X2, which yields MNSNKLSALTLHCFTGLTNLLNLELEENLLHEGSVSPQAFRPLEKLVELQLDKNRFRSLPLGLPPSLQDLEMNENLIEEATEEALRGCVHLRVLDLSHNLLHEHSIGSQAWTRLKSLEALDLSYNQFTSVPLYLPRNLRKLTLQHNNISHIPSFVFRHVRPGLRTLQLSHNALSNEGLERFSFVGTYRSLHELLLDNNHLRDVPRCVRQFKNLKVLRLDNNQIRVLRKWGVCHPRNSDSTLASLHLENNLLEVERIPPNAFTCLADAQGLVLYPQQEPNSYNQ from the exons ATGAACAGCAACAAGCTCAGCGCACTCACCCTTCACTGTTTCACCG GTTTGACAAACCTGTTGaatctggagctggaggagaatcTTCTCCATGAGGGAAGCGTGTCACCACAAGCCTTCAGACCACTCGAGAAGCTTGTGGAGCTCCAGCTGGACAAGAACCGCTTCCGATCCCTCCCGCTgggcctccctccctctcttcag gacCTTGAGATGAATGAAAATCTGATTGAGGAGGCGACAGAGGAGGCACTGAGGGGCTGCGTTCATCTGAGAGTCCTGGACCTGAGTCACAACCTGCTGCATGAGCACAGCATCGGCAGCCAAGCCTGGACCCGTCTCAA gtcCCTGGAGGCCTTGGACCTGTCCTACAACCAGTTCACCTCCGTGCCGCTCTATCTGCCTCGCAATCTCCGTAAACTGACCctccaacacaacaacatcagtCACATCCCCTCCTTCGTGTTCCGTCACGTGCGGCCCGGCCTGCGGACCCTCCAGCTATCCCACAATGCCTTGAGCAATGAAGGACTAGAGCGGTTCTCTTTCGTCGGAACGTACCGTTCACTACATGAGCTCCTGCTGGACAACAATCATCTGAGGGACGTCCCGCGCTGCGTTCGACAGTTTAAGAACCTGAAGGTGCTGCGACTGGATAACAACCAGATCAG GGTATTGAGGAAGTGGGGAGTGTGCCACCCCCGTAATTCTGACTCCACCTTGGCTTCGCTCCACTTGGAAAACAAtctgctggaggtggagaggattCCTCCAAACGCCTTCACCTGTCTCGCTGATGCTCAGGGACTCGTCCTCTATCCACAGCAGGAACCCAACTCATACAACCAATAG